From a region of the Arvicanthis niloticus isolate mArvNil1 chromosome 6, mArvNil1.pat.X, whole genome shotgun sequence genome:
- the LOC117710244 gene encoding LOW QUALITY PROTEIN: coilin-like (The sequence of the model RefSeq protein was modified relative to this genomic sequence to represent the inferred CDS: inserted 1 base in 1 codon): protein MSKMAASETVRLRLQFDYPPPATPHCTVFWLLVDLNRCRVVTDLISLIRQRFGFSSGALLGLYLEGGLLPPAESARLVRDNDCLRVKLEDQGLPENLIVSNGGDSNFPCRKAKKRALKLMEDEETDQGYKCLKKHWKRQDNSHNEKASDLETKVFLDEMGQTKSKRKSKVTGSPAEEDEEDSKKKSSKRKEKCEQKKQTRASKSPKRHTPKEGGSQNCSFSKASPRSSLAKARRRSSTGPKGSSSYLSESESCPESVSDGHCSITMQGITFSEKLSAELLKDGPAXKNCRCNRQASKPGFTFNSGKGKASKTSSSSSDSSSESEDQFLVSKNMLEGPPDFLKTTGLFAGQGCSSPGLSLETPGIMGWKPSDSNRGRQAPGPPNVPVPTSLGRGWGRGEDFLFGKGLRGRGVRGRGRGRGQAVSCILNRSSESQKQKQLNDILTNSSMVIQNPVETPKKDYSLLPLLAAAPQVGEKIAFKLLELTSDYSPDVSDYKVRLFSMKTMELAGGGGAPVVQTTQDSEAGNHLQLAWTV, encoded by the exons ATGAGCAAGATGGCAGCCTCCGAGACGGTTAGGCTACGGCTTCAATTTGACTACCCGCCGCCGGCCACTCCACACTGCACGGTCTTCTGGCTTCTGGTTGACCTAAACAGATGCCGAGTTGTCACGGATCTCATCAGTCTCATCCGCCAGCGCTTCGGCTTCAGTTCCGGGGCGCTCCTGGGCCTCTATTTGGAAGGGGGGCTGCTGCCCCCTGCTGAGAGCGCGCGCCTGGTGAGAGACAACGACTGCCTCAG GGTTAAGTTAGAAGACCAAGGACTTCCTGAGAATTTGATAGTAAGCAATGGTGGCGACTCTAACTTCCCATGTAGGAAAGCGAAGAAGCGGGCTTTGAAGTTGATGGAGGATGAGGAAACGGACCAGGGGTATAAGTGTTTGAAGAAGCACTGGAAGAGGCAGGACAACAGCCATAATGAGAAGGCCTCGGACCTGGAAACCAAAGTCTTCCTGGATGAGATGGGGCAGAcaaagagcaagagaaaaagcaaagtgACAGGCAGCCCAGCCGAGGAGGACGAGGAAGACTCCAAAAAGAAGTCttcaaaaagaaaggagaaatgtgaACAGAAGAAGCAGACCAGGGCCTCCAAGTCTCCCAAACGACACACACCTAAAGAGGGGGGCTCACAGAACTGCAGCTTCTCCAAGGCCTCCCCCAGAAGCAGCCTTGCTAAAGCCCGGAGGAGAAGCAGCACAGGACCAAAAGGCAGCTCGAGCTACCTGTCAGAGTCTGAGTCCTGTCCAGAGTCAGTCAGCGATGGCCACTGTAGTATCACGATGCAGGGGATCACCTTTTCAGAGAAACTGTCAGCTGAGTTGTTGAAAGATGGACCTG ACAAAAACTGCCGCTGCAACAGACAGGCCTCAAAGCCTGGCTTTACCTTCAACTCCGGCAAGGGCAAGGCCTCCAAAACCTCATCATCTAGTTCAGACTCCAGTTCAGAGTCGGAAGACCAGTTCCTGGTGTCCAAGAACATGCTCGAGGGCCCGCCTGACTTCTTAAAGACAACAGGCCTCTTTGCAGGGCAGGGGTGTTCCAGTCCAGGGCTGTCCTTGGAGACTCCGGGTATTATGGGATGGAAACCTTCTGACTCAAACAGAGGCAGACAAGCTCCTGGTCCTCCCAATGTGCCTGTCCCCACAAGTTTGGGAAGAGGATGGGGGCGAGGAGAGGACTTCTTGTTTGGGAAGGGACTGAGGGGCCGGGGTGTTCGGGGCCGAGGGCGAGGACGAGGGCAAGCTGTCTCCTGTATCTTAAATAGAAGCTCTGAGAGCCAGAAGCAGAAACAGTTAAATGATATTCTAACAAACTCATCCATGGTGATCCAG AATCCAGTAGAGACCCCCAAGAAGGATTATAGTCTATTACCACTGTTGGCAGCTGCCCCTCAAGTCGGAGAAAAGATTGCATTTAAG ctTTTGGAGCTCACATCTGACTACTCTCCTGATGTCTCTGACTACAAGGTAAGGCTGTTTTCTATGAAAACAATGGAGTTAGCTGGTGGTGGGGGTGCACCTGTTGTCCAAACTACTCAGGACTCGGAGGCAGGAAATCATTTACAGCTAGCCTGGACAGTATAA